A single genomic interval of Phocoenobacter uteri harbors:
- a CDS encoding PTS sugar transporter subunit IIC, producing MTTLSERFIAFMNDKVAPTAKRMENQPHISAIRDGFIVVLPFLIVGSFIMILLIPPFDENTTNSFGQAWWSFAHWASDYGWRFFQMSFNAISLFTAASIAYNLAKAYKREPLPAAFLSVMAFLLVATPVQNGHMDIKFFGGIGLFSAIFIAIYTVELTRLLEYLHIRIRLPKEVPTAVAESLNIVIPILAVLVTLYPFALYIEASTGSTIPQLIMDFMAPLIKVSDSLGAICLFVFATHLLWFLGINGSLVLMQLWTPFLLQNMAANLSALQAGEPLPYIVTNSFWDFYVVHGASGGVIALAFLLVFSKSAHLRSIGKIGLVPSFFSIGEPIVYGVPMVVNPMFFIPLIFAPMANAIIAYLILDFDLIHRVYLMAPWTTPAPIGAYLVSGGDIWAPVLSVALIVLDVIIYYPFFKVYERTCIEREKNIDADFLVKEKEIVEKAKATIQ from the coding sequence ATGACAACTTTATCTGAACGTTTTATTGCTTTTATGAATGACAAAGTCGCTCCAACAGCAAAAAGAATGGAGAACCAACCGCATATCTCAGCGATCCGTGACGGATTTATTGTGGTACTCCCATTCTTAATTGTGGGTAGCTTTATAATGATTTTATTGATCCCACCATTTGATGAAAATACCACAAATAGTTTTGGGCAAGCGTGGTGGTCTTTTGCTCACTGGGCGAGTGATTACGGTTGGCGATTCTTCCAAATGTCTTTTAATGCTATTTCACTTTTTACAGCAGCAAGTATTGCTTATAATTTAGCAAAAGCCTATAAAAGAGAGCCATTACCAGCGGCATTTTTATCAGTAATGGCATTTTTATTGGTCGCAACCCCTGTACAAAATGGGCATATGGATATTAAATTCTTTGGTGGAATTGGGTTATTCTCTGCAATTTTCATTGCTATTTACACGGTTGAATTGACTCGCTTACTAGAATATTTACATATTCGCATTAGATTGCCAAAAGAAGTGCCAACAGCGGTAGCGGAATCATTGAATATCGTGATCCCTATTTTAGCGGTGTTAGTCACACTTTATCCTTTTGCATTATACATTGAAGCATCAACAGGAAGCACTATTCCACAGCTTATTATGGACTTTATGGCGCCATTGATTAAAGTGAGTGACTCATTAGGAGCGATTTGTTTATTCGTATTTGCAACCCATTTACTTTGGTTCTTAGGCATTAACGGTTCACTTGTGTTAATGCAATTATGGACACCGTTCTTATTACAAAATATGGCAGCAAACTTAAGTGCATTACAAGCAGGCGAACCATTACCATACATTGTGACAAATAGCTTCTGGGATTTCTATGTGGTACATGGTGCATCAGGTGGGGTAATCGCACTGGCATTTTTATTAGTATTTAGTAAATCAGCACATTTACGTTCTATTGGTAAAATTGGTTTAGTTCCATCATTCTTCTCAATCGGTGAGCCAATTGTTTATGGCGTTCCAATGGTCGTAAACCCAATGTTCTTTATTCCATTGATTTTTGCACCAATGGCAAATGCGATTATTGCTTATCTAATTTTAGATTTTGATCTTATTCATCGTGTTTACCTAATGGCACCTTGGACAACCCCTGCACCAATAGGGGCATACTTAGTATCAGGTGGAGATATTTGGGCACCAGTATTAAGTGTGGCATTGATTGTATTAGATGTCATTATCTACTATCCATTCTTTAAAGTGTATGAAAGAACTT